In Brevibacillus brevis NBRC 100599, a single genomic region encodes these proteins:
- a CDS encoding ABC transporter ATP-binding protein yields MEHIVRTNRLTKAFQGQEVVSNVNMNMKKGEIYGFLGPNGAGKTTVMKMITNLVKPTSGEIEIFGEKLMPNSYHLLGRMGTIIEYPVFYDKLTARENLELHCEYMGYYNKKAIDEALELVSLVDTGKKKVKTFSLGMKQRLGIARAITTKPELLIFDEPTNGLDPLGIKELRDVFRILCKEYGTTLLISSHILGEIEQIADTIGVIQGGRLLREIAMDEIRGETTNYIEIMTTDCSRAAYVLTDKLQLSNIRVIDNQFIRIYDQHVAQSEITKTLIMNEVVIDSIHKRSGSLEDYFLQVLNGGGVHA; encoded by the coding sequence ATGGAGCATATAGTACGAACGAATCGATTGACCAAGGCTTTTCAAGGGCAGGAAGTCGTCTCGAATGTAAATATGAATATGAAGAAAGGCGAAATCTACGGATTCTTGGGTCCCAACGGCGCAGGAAAAACGACAGTGATGAAGATGATTACGAATCTCGTCAAGCCCACGAGTGGGGAGATCGAGATATTTGGAGAGAAGCTCATGCCGAATTCCTATCATCTTCTGGGACGCATGGGAACCATTATTGAATACCCGGTGTTCTATGATAAGCTGACAGCCCGCGAGAATCTGGAACTGCATTGCGAATATATGGGGTACTACAACAAGAAGGCGATTGATGAAGCGCTGGAACTTGTGAGTCTGGTCGATACGGGCAAAAAGAAAGTAAAGACCTTCTCGCTCGGGATGAAACAGCGCCTGGGGATCGCCCGCGCTATTACGACCAAACCGGAGCTGCTTATTTTCGACGAACCGACAAACGGACTCGATCCGCTAGGGATCAAAGAGTTAAGAGACGTATTCCGCATATTGTGCAAGGAATATGGCACGACGCTATTGATCTCCAGCCACATTCTAGGCGAGATCGAGCAAATTGCGGATACAATTGGCGTCATTCAAGGCGGGCGGTTACTCCGAGAGATTGCGATGGACGAAATTCGCGGCGAGACGACGAATTACATCGAGATTATGACGACGGATTGCAGTCGAGCTGCTTATGTCTTAACGGATAAACTTCAATTGAGTAATATCCGAGTCATCGACAATCAATTCATACGAATCTATGACCAGCATGTGGCGCAAAGCGAAATTACTAAAACCTTGATCATGAATGAAGTGGTAATTGATTCGATTCATAAACGAAGCGGCTCGTTAGAGGATTATTTTTTGCAAGTGTTGAATGGAGGCGGAGTACATGCTTAA
- a CDS encoding S9 family peptidase produces the protein MNARKRLVSAAIAAIMAVSVPVSVMAQDGAKKAAPLYQDGVQALVTKGIVDKGVKQNQEISVKDFIRYAVMSLTYQHGIDPMKVASEKGWLKEGEFTSVDAPIKRGEMARMMVRALGKEQGETSLAEYAASAKALGLIQGDADGSLHEDQPVTVAQAAVVLKNYSNKMLLTMDERGVSQISVEDFMRSPGSFGYELSPDGKYLSYAGTWENRSNVFVEKIGEKSEPIRVTSSRDRDIAGFFWKGDNILYRKDKGGDENFHVYSSTFNGNKEVDLTPYDKVSVQLVSDLSGVKDEILISMNKEDATIFDVYKLNVKTGETKLIAKNPGNILSWVADRQGKIRLASESDGIGSTMLYRDTEEEAFKPLVTLNYGDAMNPLGFSADGKSIYAVSNNGRDKTALVKLNLKGEEEVLYQHPEVDVTGAYYDKNQDKMLAAVYVTDKTHLAFFDDKFEAMYRKLQQKLGVSESEIGLNDYNEDMTKLIVSVSNDKTYGMYYFYDSVSGELKTLSNLSPWLKPDQMADMYPISYKSSDGLTIHGYLTLPKNKKPQNLPMIVNPHGGPWTRDMWGFNPEAQLLANRGYAVLQMNFRASMGYGKSFRDAGNKQWGLKIQDDITDGVKWAIQQGIADPKRVGIYGGSFGGYATLTGITKTPELYAAAVDYVGISNMFSFLGTIPPYWENMRNLLNERVGDVEKDKEMLKQVSPVFHVDKIVTPLFVAQGANDPRVNKAESDQIVEALKKRGVQVEYMVKDDEGHGFTNEENLIDFFNTMIKFLDKNLKP, from the coding sequence ATGAATGCAAGAAAACGACTAGTCTCCGCAGCGATTGCGGCTATTATGGCCGTATCCGTTCCCGTGTCAGTCATGGCACAAGATGGAGCGAAAAAAGCAGCACCATTGTATCAAGATGGAGTACAGGCACTCGTAACGAAGGGAATAGTTGACAAAGGTGTAAAACAAAATCAAGAGATTTCTGTTAAAGACTTTATCCGCTATGCGGTAATGTCGCTTACATATCAACATGGCATCGATCCGATGAAGGTTGCTTCCGAGAAGGGGTGGTTGAAGGAAGGAGAATTCACTTCCGTTGACGCTCCGATCAAACGCGGCGAGATGGCACGCATGATGGTGAGGGCACTCGGCAAGGAACAGGGAGAAACGAGCTTAGCCGAATATGCGGCAAGCGCCAAGGCACTTGGGCTCATTCAAGGGGATGCAGATGGAAGCTTGCACGAAGATCAGCCAGTGACTGTAGCTCAAGCGGCTGTTGTGCTTAAAAATTACAGCAATAAAATGCTATTAACGATGGACGAGAGAGGTGTGTCACAAATTTCCGTGGAGGATTTCATGCGGAGTCCGGGCAGCTTTGGGTATGAGCTTTCTCCAGATGGCAAGTATCTTTCTTATGCGGGTACTTGGGAGAACCGTTCCAATGTGTTTGTAGAGAAAATCGGTGAGAAAAGCGAGCCTATTCGCGTGACGAGCTCGAGAGATCGCGATATCGCTGGCTTCTTCTGGAAAGGCGATAACATTCTATATCGCAAAGATAAGGGCGGAGACGAGAATTTCCATGTGTATTCGTCCACTTTTAATGGCAATAAGGAAGTGGATTTGACGCCTTACGATAAGGTCAGTGTTCAACTCGTGAGCGATTTATCTGGTGTGAAAGACGAAATTTTGATTTCGATGAATAAAGAAGATGCTACCATCTTCGATGTATATAAATTGAATGTAAAGACAGGGGAAACGAAGCTGATCGCCAAAAACCCAGGGAACATTTTGTCATGGGTAGCTGATCGCCAAGGTAAAATTCGGCTCGCTTCTGAAAGCGACGGTATCGGAAGTACAATGTTGTACCGCGATACGGAGGAAGAGGCGTTCAAACCGCTGGTTACGTTAAATTACGGGGATGCAATGAATCCGCTTGGTTTCTCGGCAGACGGCAAATCGATCTATGCGGTCTCCAATAACGGTCGGGACAAGACGGCGCTCGTCAAGTTGAATTTAAAGGGTGAGGAAGAAGTTCTGTATCAGCATCCGGAAGTTGACGTAACAGGAGCATATTACGACAAAAATCAAGATAAAATGCTGGCGGCTGTCTATGTGACAGATAAAACGCATTTGGCGTTTTTCGATGATAAATTCGAGGCTATGTACCGCAAGCTGCAGCAGAAACTTGGCGTCAGTGAAAGTGAAATCGGGCTAAACGATTATAACGAGGATATGACGAAGCTGATCGTTAGTGTTTCGAATGACAAGACTTACGGGATGTATTATTTTTACGATAGCGTATCCGGAGAGTTAAAAACCTTAAGTAATCTGAGTCCGTGGCTTAAACCAGATCAGATGGCTGATATGTATCCGATCTCTTACAAGAGCAGCGACGGATTAACGATTCACGGTTACTTAACATTACCGAAAAATAAAAAGCCTCAAAACCTGCCGATGATCGTTAATCCGCATGGTGGGCCGTGGACACGTGATATGTGGGGCTTCAACCCGGAAGCGCAATTGCTCGCAAACCGCGGGTATGCCGTACTTCAAATGAATTTCCGTGCATCAATGGGGTATGGGAAGTCCTTTAGGGATGCAGGGAATAAACAATGGGGATTGAAAATTCAAGATGATATTACTGACGGTGTGAAGTGGGCGATTCAGCAAGGGATTGCTGATCCGAAGCGAGTTGGTATTTATGGCGGATCGTTTGGCGGATACGCAACCTTGACGGGCATTACGAAAACGCCGGAATTGTATGCTGCTGCTGTTGATTATGTAGGTATATCGAATATGTTCTCGTTCTTGGGAACGATCCCACCGTATTGGGAGAACATGAGAAATCTCTTAAACGAACGTGTCGGCGATGTCGAAAAGGACAAAGAAATGCTGAAGCAAGTTTCGCCGGTGTTCCACGTCGATAAAATTGTAACTCCATTATTCGTGGCTCAAGGGGCGAATGATCCGCGGGTGAACAAAGCAGAATCCGACCAAATTGTCGAAGCACTCAAAAAACGCGGCGTGCAAGTGGAGTATATGGTCAAGGATGATGAAGGACATGGCTTCACCAACGAAGAGAACTTGATCGATTTCTTCAATACAATGATCAAGTTTTTGGATAAAAATTTGAAGCCGTAG
- the thiC gene encoding phosphomethylpyrimidine synthase ThiC, whose amino-acid sequence MSLVSSFPGSRKVYETGSRADIRVPMREISLHPTEGLSGSTPNPPLRVYDTSGEYTAAGYVPDIQAGLPSIRHQWIDERNDAETYVGREPQLVDDGIRNEEKAATLPTFPREDYKPKRAKPGKNVTQLHYARKNIITPEMEYVAIREGVSPEFVRAEIAAGRAILPSNVNHPESEPMIIGRNFHVKINANIGTSAVSSSMEEEVEKMIWSVRWGADTIMDLSTGKHIHTTREWIIRNSPVPVGTVPIYQALEKVNGKAEDLTWEVYRDTLIEQAEQGVDYFTIHAGVLLRYIPMTAKRVTGIVSRGGSILAAWCLAHHEENFLYTHFAEICEILKAYDICVSLGDGLRPGSIADANDEAQFAELETLGELTKIAWEHDVQVMIEGPGHVPMHLIRENMDKQLSICHEAPFYTLGPLTTDIAPGYDHITSAIGAAMIGWFGTAMLCYVTPKEHLGLPNKEDVRNGLIAYKIAAHAADLAKGHPRAKQRDDALSKARFDFRWNDQFNLSLDPERAREYHDETLPAEAAKSAHFCSMCGPKFCSIKISHDIRHIANEQGSAQDPAILAGMQEKSREFREQGSRLYQS is encoded by the coding sequence ATGTCATTGGTGTCATCTTTTCCAGGCAGTCGCAAAGTATACGAAACAGGTAGTCGTGCGGACATCCGTGTCCCGATGCGCGAGATTTCCCTTCATCCTACCGAAGGATTGTCTGGCTCCACACCCAATCCTCCTCTTCGCGTGTACGATACGAGTGGCGAGTATACCGCAGCGGGTTACGTTCCTGACATTCAAGCCGGACTGCCCTCCATTCGCCATCAGTGGATCGATGAGCGAAATGATGCGGAAACGTATGTCGGTCGCGAACCACAACTAGTCGACGACGGAATCCGAAACGAAGAAAAGGCTGCCACCCTCCCCACTTTCCCTCGAGAGGACTACAAACCAAAACGGGCAAAGCCAGGCAAAAATGTTACCCAGCTTCATTATGCCCGAAAAAATATCATCACACCGGAAATGGAATACGTTGCCATTCGCGAGGGTGTCTCCCCTGAATTTGTACGGGCAGAAATCGCCGCTGGACGTGCGATCCTTCCTTCTAACGTCAATCATCCGGAAAGCGAGCCGATGATCATTGGCCGCAACTTTCATGTGAAAATCAATGCCAACATCGGAACGTCTGCCGTCAGCTCTTCGATGGAAGAAGAGGTCGAAAAAATGATTTGGTCTGTTCGTTGGGGTGCCGACACCATTATGGACCTCTCGACGGGAAAACATATACATACCACGCGGGAGTGGATTATCCGCAACAGCCCCGTTCCAGTCGGAACTGTCCCGATTTATCAAGCACTTGAAAAAGTAAATGGGAAAGCCGAGGATTTGACATGGGAGGTTTACCGAGACACCTTGATTGAGCAGGCGGAACAAGGCGTCGATTACTTCACGATTCATGCTGGCGTTCTTTTGCGCTACATCCCCATGACGGCTAAGCGTGTTACCGGTATCGTCTCTCGCGGCGGGTCCATTTTGGCCGCATGGTGCCTGGCCCATCATGAGGAAAACTTTTTGTATACGCATTTCGCTGAAATTTGTGAAATTCTGAAGGCCTATGACATTTGTGTATCCCTCGGGGATGGACTGCGTCCTGGCTCTATCGCGGATGCGAATGACGAGGCACAGTTCGCGGAGCTTGAAACATTGGGAGAACTCACAAAAATTGCGTGGGAACACGACGTACAGGTCATGATTGAAGGCCCCGGTCACGTCCCTATGCATCTTATTCGCGAAAATATGGATAAACAGTTATCTATTTGCCATGAAGCCCCTTTTTACACACTTGGACCACTCACGACAGACATTGCACCTGGCTATGACCACATTACTTCAGCGATTGGCGCTGCCATGATTGGATGGTTCGGAACAGCGATGCTCTGCTACGTAACGCCCAAGGAGCATCTCGGCCTTCCTAATAAAGAGGATGTTCGCAACGGTTTAATCGCATACAAAATCGCAGCGCATGCCGCTGATCTCGCAAAAGGACATCCGCGGGCAAAACAGCGAGACGACGCTTTATCCAAAGCTCGTTTTGATTTTCGCTGGAACGATCAATTCAATTTGTCCCTGGACCCAGAGCGCGCCCGCGAATATCACGATGAAACGTTGCCAGCAGAAGCCGCCAAATCCGCCCATTTTTGTTCCATGTGCGGGCCTAAATTTTGTAGCATTAAAATATCCCACGACATTCGTCACATTGCTAATGAACAAGGATCTGCCCAAGATCCCGCCATTCTTGCAGGGATGCAGGAAAAATCGCGTGAGTTCCGCGAACAAGGAAGCCGTTTGTACCAGTCGTAA
- a CDS encoding DUF1904 family protein, whose product MPFLRFKGFAKQDIEPISQILIEEFSKNAEVAQEKVKLELLQVEQLTNSPLSVEIMMFPREQRQHDAIASAVHGILKKQGFLHVHIFFILLSPTLYYKEGLPLQVGTAK is encoded by the coding sequence TTGCCGTTTCTTCGGTTTAAAGGCTTTGCGAAGCAAGACATAGAGCCCATTTCCCAGATTCTTATAGAAGAGTTTTCCAAAAATGCTGAAGTAGCTCAGGAAAAGGTGAAATTGGAGCTGCTTCAGGTAGAGCAATTGACAAACAGTCCTTTGTCTGTAGAGATCATGATGTTTCCCCGTGAACAAAGGCAACATGATGCGATTGCAAGCGCCGTACACGGCATTTTGAAGAAGCAAGGCTTTTTGCATGTCCATATTTTCTTCATCCTGCTATCGCCTACTCTCTATTATAAGGAAGGACTTCCGTTGCAGGTCGGTACAGCGAAATAA
- a CDS encoding ABC transporter permease, with amino-acid sequence MLNLMKLELRKFKIMGYIRSAAIATLIIFGFMMLMSYSPELHGINVFENYSRVLSMIDVFVRGTFIIFAAVLLGRFVIDEFNHKTITVLFMYPIKRHKIIAAKLLVVIAFTFLCIVASTIILSTLYFFINSFTHFVPGEVTQTLVLQHAAKLGFHALAASFIALIPLYFGMRKYSVPTTIVSSIIIVLLTCSDSGGFSLNDVIIVPILLAAIGIAVGYMAIRKIDQIDIR; translated from the coding sequence ATGCTTAATTTGATGAAGCTGGAGCTAAGAAAATTTAAGATCATGGGGTATATTCGCAGTGCTGCGATCGCTACTCTGATCATTTTCGGATTCATGATGTTAATGAGCTATTCGCCAGAGCTGCACGGCATAAACGTATTTGAAAATTATAGCAGGGTGCTTTCTATGATAGATGTATTTGTGAGAGGGACATTTATTATTTTCGCGGCCGTCTTACTGGGGCGATTCGTCATCGATGAGTTCAATCATAAGACGATTACCGTCTTGTTCATGTACCCGATCAAACGTCATAAAATCATTGCGGCTAAGCTTCTGGTCGTGATCGCGTTCACCTTTCTATGTATCGTGGCTTCCACGATTATATTGAGTACGTTGTATTTTTTCATCAACTCATTCACACATTTCGTACCGGGTGAAGTGACGCAGACGCTCGTGTTGCAGCACGCTGCGAAATTAGGTTTTCATGCGCTGGCGGCAAGCTTCATTGCGCTGATTCCGCTCTACTTCGGGATGCGCAAATATTCTGTTCCGACGACGATTGTATCCTCCATCATCATCGTATTGCTGACCTGCTCGGACAGTGGCGGATTCAGCTTGAATGACGTTATTATCGTTCCAATTCTGCTAGCCGCGATTGGCATAGCGGTCGGATACATGGCGATTCGCAAAATTGATCAAATCGATATTCGTTAA
- a CDS encoding VanZ family protein — MMETKSRKIILVGTICYTILILFFMFFAFNRLDGATSVDGYTFILVPEGVPLTFPELTYSWIVDFGNVAAFIPFGILFPLLYRVRFGKFISLFVLTIFVLETVQALTYLGSFDVNDVISNTIGAAIGYVAYRVGFSSNLSYKKLMASALTIVVLVFGVMVVSEILKKREGPVQSLTVVKEMTGTTPMTENLPSFSVAGEQIEPKMNVYSSEGESTKTYHYILGNQKNVWLSFYFGIPDNGGSKGEAKIIVDGQEIAQLNEQSYQGAEALREMPFNEVNEITIIVSGNAKLWDVGIRGMQHWWE; from the coding sequence ATGATGGAAACGAAATCACGGAAAATCATCTTAGTTGGGACCATATGCTATACAATTTTAATTTTATTTTTTATGTTCTTTGCGTTTAACAGGCTCGACGGTGCAACTAGTGTAGATGGATACACCTTTATACTTGTTCCAGAGGGAGTACCACTTACATTTCCAGAACTAACTTATTCATGGATTGTTGATTTCGGAAACGTTGCTGCTTTCATCCCTTTTGGAATATTATTTCCCCTGTTGTATCGTGTAAGATTTGGGAAGTTCATATCCTTGTTTGTCTTAACGATTTTTGTTCTAGAAACAGTTCAGGCCCTAACCTATCTAGGTAGCTTTGATGTAAATGATGTGATATCCAATACAATAGGTGCAGCGATTGGTTATGTTGCCTATCGAGTTGGATTTTCTTCAAACCTTTCTTATAAAAAGCTCATGGCTTCGGCTCTAACTATTGTTGTACTTGTATTTGGAGTCATGGTTGTCTCTGAAATCCTCAAAAAAAGAGAAGGCCCCGTTCAATCATTAACGGTTGTCAAAGAAATGACAGGAACTACACCGATGACTGAGAATCTCCCAAGCTTTTCGGTAGCAGGTGAGCAAATAGAGCCGAAAATGAACGTGTATAGCAGTGAAGGGGAATCAACCAAAACGTACCACTATATTCTGGGGAACCAAAAAAATGTCTGGCTTTCTTTCTATTTCGGCATTCCCGACAATGGGGGCTCAAAGGGTGAAGCCAAAATCATCGTAGATGGACAAGAAATAGCTCAGTTAAACGAACAATCCTATCAAGGGGCAGAAGCTTTAAGGGAGATGCCTTTTAACGAGGTAAACGAAATTACCATTATCGTTTCCGGAAACGCTAAGCTGTGGGATGTTGGAATCCGTGGAATGCAACATTGGTGGGAGTAA
- a CDS encoding RNA ligase family protein, translating to MNPIIPMEPISCEVIPQGDDWIAQVKWDGVRILTYFDGQRTHLYNRRINERTHQYPELADIQTYCKARSVILDGEVIALGADGKPSFHEVMRRDGIRRLEKVSQAQKAVPITYMIFDVLFTNNEWVIDLTLRERLNLLSEIIIPNDHVQLVEGHDDGNAMYEVIKQHGMEGIVMKNLNSKYVIGGKEKQWQKKKYYRDTIAVVGGVTLRDNVVNSLLLGLYDPQGRLFYIGHAGTGKLTRNDWVTLTEKIVPLIQNDRPFANTPARFKGAVWLRPSVTVKVQFAEWTEGYTLRQPSIQAVVDIPVDYCVLE from the coding sequence ATGAATCCAATTATACCTATGGAGCCAATTAGCTGTGAGGTAATACCCCAGGGGGACGACTGGATCGCCCAAGTTAAATGGGATGGAGTTCGAATCCTAACTTACTTTGATGGTCAAAGGACTCATTTATACAATCGGAGAATAAATGAGCGGACTCACCAATACCCAGAGTTAGCTGACATACAGACATATTGTAAGGCTCGCTCGGTGATCTTAGATGGAGAAGTGATTGCACTAGGAGCTGACGGAAAACCGTCCTTTCATGAAGTGATGCGTCGGGATGGGATTAGACGATTGGAGAAAGTCAGCCAGGCACAGAAGGCTGTCCCCATTACCTACATGATATTTGATGTCCTATTTACAAATAATGAGTGGGTAATCGATCTTACATTGAGAGAGCGTCTCAACTTATTATCAGAAATCATTATTCCCAACGACCATGTACAATTAGTTGAAGGTCATGATGATGGAAACGCTATGTATGAGGTCATCAAACAGCATGGTATGGAAGGCATTGTTATGAAGAATCTAAACAGTAAATACGTCATTGGTGGGAAAGAGAAACAGTGGCAAAAGAAAAAATACTATCGTGACACCATAGCTGTAGTCGGGGGAGTTACGCTGCGTGATAACGTTGTGAATTCTCTCTTGTTAGGGCTGTATGATCCCCAAGGGCGCTTATTTTATATAGGCCACGCAGGAACAGGTAAATTAACTCGAAATGACTGGGTGACTCTGACGGAAAAGATTGTACCTTTGATACAAAATGATAGGCCCTTTGCAAATACCCCAGCAAGGTTCAAGGGTGCTGTGTGGCTGAGACCAAGTGTCACGGTTAAGGTACAATTTGCGGAGTGGACAGAAGGCTATACGTTACGGCAACCGAGTATTCAAGCAGTTGTTGATATACCTGTTGATTACTGTGTCTTGGAGTAG
- a CDS encoding serine hydrolase domain-containing protein, with translation MKTRSQITFASLALLIAGSSLLYTTPTAIVKAESTENVSSSADKSIQRDRNSVKQAMRDTLHFGFPGILAKASEGGKTWGYAAGVANLSTKKPMKTDFRFRIASVTKTFTATVVLQLAAENRLNLDDSIENWLPGVIQGNGYDAKQITIRQLLNHTSGIAEYSRSEEADFFKNTKKSFTAEELVKLGLSLPPDFAPGKGWSYSNTGYVLLGILIEKVTGNSYAEEIENRIIEPLELSNTFLPGNSSVIPGTNHARGYFQPNGAIELIDVTYYNPSIGSSAGDMISTADDLNKFFSSLLSGKLLKEQQLKQMFTTVPTGSAEIIGYGLGIYETKLPNGVSIWGHSGGIPGFSTFAGGTLGGKHTIAVNLNSLGKADNPDPFKNILLAEFSK, from the coding sequence ATGAAAACACGTAGTCAAATTACATTTGCAAGTCTTGCCCTTTTAATAGCTGGAAGTTCCCTGTTATACACAACACCAACCGCAATTGTAAAAGCAGAGTCCACGGAAAATGTATCTAGTTCGGCAGACAAAAGTATTCAACGAGATCGTAATTCCGTCAAACAAGCAATGCGGGATACATTGCATTTTGGATTCCCGGGGATACTTGCTAAAGCTTCTGAGGGTGGAAAAACGTGGGGTTATGCTGCTGGGGTAGCGAATCTGAGCACCAAGAAACCAATGAAAACAGATTTTCGCTTTCGTATTGCCAGCGTGACGAAGACGTTCACCGCAACGGTTGTACTTCAATTAGCTGCAGAAAACCGCCTGAATCTAGACGACTCCATCGAAAATTGGTTGCCTGGTGTCATTCAAGGAAACGGATATGATGCTAAACAGATTACTATCCGGCAGTTATTGAATCATACAAGTGGTATCGCCGAATACTCAAGGTCAGAAGAAGCTGATTTCTTTAAAAATACAAAAAAATCGTTTACTGCTGAAGAACTAGTGAAGTTGGGACTTTCGCTGCCCCCAGACTTTGCCCCAGGAAAGGGCTGGTCTTATTCAAACACAGGATACGTATTACTGGGTATCCTTATTGAAAAAGTAACCGGAAACAGCTATGCGGAAGAGATTGAAAATCGGATTATTGAACCCCTTGAATTGTCGAATACATTTCTACCTGGCAATTCAAGCGTTATTCCAGGCACCAACCATGCCCGTGGATATTTCCAACCAAACGGAGCAATTGAGCTAATAGACGTTACTTATTATAACCCAAGTATAGGTAGCTCGGCTGGAGATATGATTTCTACTGCTGACGACTTAAACAAATTCTTCTCTTCCTTACTTAGTGGCAAATTACTGAAGGAACAGCAACTAAAACAAATGTTTACGACAGTTCCTACAGGAAGTGCTGAAATCATCGGATATGGCCTTGGAATCTATGAAACGAAGCTTCCAAACGGTGTCTCGATATGGGGACACTCAGGTGGCATTCCAGGGTTTAGCACTTTTGCTGGAGGTACACTTGGAGGTAAGCATACGATAGCCGTCAATTTGAACAGCTTAGGAAAAGCTGACAATCCTGATCCTTTTAAAAATATTTTACTTGCTGAATTTAGTAAGTAG
- a CDS encoding DUF4097 family beta strand repeat-containing protein, with the protein MNNKMKLAMILLAAASIGLAVNSDIRNVSNEAKGDISQIDVTNIHSLKIQSDAAIVTVIGDKQINQAECELSKGNSHGMDTNVTKSIQDGTLQIILKNKLKIINTGPLPSLTIRLPYKEFKSLEIDNKLGNISVESELSVQHLNVSSSAGDVTVTDVIGMESSNISTSVGNVEFALPDQSAHLYVNLSTKLGKIDNQVPLEKATNTTTVVSKELHGYVGEAQSESATLNISTLTGEILFKN; encoded by the coding sequence TTGAACAACAAGATGAAGTTAGCTATGATTCTCCTGGCCGCTGCCAGTATCGGACTCGCTGTAAATTCAGACATTAGAAATGTCTCGAATGAAGCAAAAGGGGATATTTCTCAAATAGATGTAACTAACATTCATTCCCTAAAAATTCAGAGTGACGCTGCTATAGTTACAGTCATAGGAGACAAACAAATCAATCAAGCGGAATGTGAATTATCCAAGGGCAATTCACATGGAATGGATACCAACGTGACTAAGTCGATCCAAGATGGAACATTACAGATTATACTTAAAAATAAACTAAAGATCATAAATACGGGGCCATTGCCATCTTTAACGATTCGTCTTCCGTATAAAGAATTCAAATCCCTTGAGATAGATAATAAATTAGGCAACATATCCGTTGAGTCAGAATTGTCGGTCCAACACTTAAATGTGAGCAGCAGTGCCGGTGACGTTACTGTAACGGATGTAATTGGTATGGAAAGCAGTAACATATCTACTAGCGTTGGTAACGTCGAATTCGCTCTACCTGATCAATCGGCACATCTATATGTAAATCTATCAACAAAACTAGGAAAAATCGATAATCAGGTTCCTCTTGAAAAAGCAACAAATACCACAACGGTTGTTTCCAAAGAACTCCATGGATATGTGGGTGAGGCTCAATCCGAGAGTGCAACGCTCAACATTTCCACACTGACGGGCGAAATTCTGTTCAAAAATTAA